In Setaria italica strain Yugu1 chromosome IX, Setaria_italica_v2.0, whole genome shotgun sequence, the genomic stretch GGAACCGCATGAGCGGGTACGTAATTACGTTGCGTCGTGAGATTTAACATCGGTTGGATTGTTTCGTGAAGCCGTAACGCGGCGCCACACGCATTCGGTGTATGCTGCAGGGTGCGGTTGAGCATGGTGGCGGGGGCTGGGCTGATCCTCTGCACGGCGTCGTTCGGCATCAGCCTGGTCGTCAGGGAGACGCTCTGAAGCCTGAACTCTCAATCTCCAAGTGACTCGTGCTTGGAACCCTGTAGTGCTGTCTGGATGAAGAAAGCTTGAAGCATGGGATTATACAGTTCCTGCtgcaagttttttttccttcttttggaCTGAAGTTCCTGCTGCTAGTTACGGAGTACTCTGTTTGTACAACATCAGTGTTAAAAGAAAGTGAAACCTGTCTTCATCCGTTCTGCCACACAAGAATACGTGATTCTAGCTGTAAATCCGCGGAAATTTCAACGTTGTAAAGCCCCCAAAACAATGATCATTGTATACCTCGTCATACAGAAATGGCGACAAAGAAATCCTTGTCAACAGCCAGTTGCACCGATGTTGTTTCCCTAATAATCCGTATAATAATAACGGTACAAATAGAACATGTTTGCGTCCCTCGTCTGCACCTCAGCAGAGCGAACGATGCTGTCAATTTTTTTCCTAGGTTCCTGGCACCCTATTATTTCACGAGTCCTCTACCAACTAGTGCATCCCGTGAAATATGTTACAAAGCACAGACATCAAAGATCCGAGCTGCCGGGTGTTCTCACTGGTTTCAGGCAGCTGTGAACCTCCTCCGAGCCGGTGTTGACCTGCTCACAACATGCTGGCGCACGACTAGACGTCATCATCCTCGTCTTCCTTGGAAGCTTCTAGTCTTGGCAGTGAGACCATCCTCCAGATCACCAAAGCCTCTATTTCTGCTTGCTGCGTGCTTGCGGAAACCTTTGTAGCGTGAGGCATCGCCATCATTGTCACTGTCCTGATCACTATAGTCAAAACTTCTACTCTTGCCGGCACCTCTAGTGTTCCTCAGTCCCAACTGGCTATTCTGGGTATCATCCTCAGGGCGGTCCAGGTTGCACTTCTTGCAGACCCTGTTGCGTCCAAAGTTAAGAAAGTCGCATCTGCAAAGGGAGACAATGGCTCATTAGCATGTCAAGAGTTTAGAACAGTCACAAACAGGATTAGGTTAGCACGTACGAGGGGCACTCCCACTCTCCAGGATTGAGCTGCCTCTTCGGACGAGGTTCTTCACATTTAAAGCATATCTTATTGCGAGAGAAGTTCATAAAGTGACACCTAGAAAAGCACACAGAGCAAGGCAATTCAAACAGTGCTAGAGTAGCAAAAGAATAAAAAGCTATAGTGCAAGGTTAGAGGATTACTGTGTACAGATCCAGTCACCCTTTTTCATTTCAGCTGTGGCTGCTTCTACCTTCTTCGGTCCATCTGCCTTGCATTCCAGGCAGCGCCGATTCCGAGCAAAATTTAAGAAGTTGCAACTGCCAAAATAAGAGTTTTTAGAACATAATACATTTAGCAAATGTTCTGTTATCAACAGGCAAAAAATAAAAAGCTACCAACCACTTCCACATgcagatgaaagaatgaaagaaCAATACAATGAAGTGAAAATTACAAGAGCCCACAAATTTGCATATTGCAAAGTAACTTAGGTTAGCAATTAGCATATCATGATTATTTAGCATtccaataaaaaaattgcacCCTGCAAGCCAAGGGGTGTACTCCCTCAGCCATCAAATAAAACAAATACCATAAGTATGCATATTGGAACATAGAGGAACCAACAGAAATGCTTCAGGATTGAAATTACAAAAATTATATGATATGACACAGAAATTACTAAAATCAATGTCAGTGTACATTTTAATTTCACGAAGTCAAACACAGATATATGTATGTTGGAACATACAGGACCCAACAGAAAGTTCAATAAGGATGCTTAAGAAACTGGAATTTATGTAGAAAGTTCGGTAGAATATCTCAGAATGCTACACTGGAATGCTTCAGGATTGAAATTACTAAAATTCTATGAGATGACACAGAAATTACTAAAATCAATATGTAAGCGTACATTTTAATTTCACACATAGCATGCATATTGGAACATAAAGGAACTAACAGCAAGTTCAATAAGAATGCTAAAGAAACAGGGTGTCACAAAATGAACAGAAGAACTTATGCACGGAAGAGAATAATGCATTGACCATGGCCATTAGAAAGAAATGCCTTACAGAGTTATGGATACCAATAGTCTAAAGCATGGCAAGTCATGAATAAGCATAGCAACCACTTCCATGGAAGATGGAACTACTACGTTTAATGCATGTTGATGGTGTTCCAATAGAAATTAGCAATCAATAACCAACAGAAGAAATGATGGCTATGAACATGGCCTTCTGTAGAATGTTGTGAAGTAAAATGCCATGCTCTTCTAACTGTTGCatgcatatactccctccatccccaaaacaagtcattctgcgattcaaaatttgtcccaaaAGCCAAGTCATTATACCCAATTTAGCatgtgtgcatgtgcatgtgggCATGCAACAGTCAATTAGCACCATATATGGCTAATAAATAGGGGCAATCAAGGTCATTTTACCTCCTTGTTAATCTGTCCTAAGGGCATGTACAACAGTGAGACAGCTGCTGTCTCTAAGTTCTTGGAATTTACAACATAGACGGCTAAATAGACAGCTCGTACAACCCACAGACAGCTGCTATCTGTTTTGGCTGTCAACAAATCATTAAATGTTTGCATGCCAGCCGGTGTCGACGAGGAGGCGACGCTCCGTACAACGCGCAGCCAGCCGTCTTCTTCGCCTGGGAGCACGAGCGCTTGCCGTCGTCTCCCCACGCGAcggcttccctctctctcttcagtTACTGCAGTGAAGCGAGGGGGATTTTGCAAAACTTCCGTCGTGAGACGACGGCTGCCACGAccgttgtacgtgccctaaAACTCCTAggatgacttgttttttgggacggagggagtatagcATAATCGCAGCTCAATAGAGTATACTTCATCCAGGAATAACTCATAACTCATGCTAACAATGGTCGCTAGCTTATACCTTCTACAGGTTGACAGAAATAACAAACAACATAGAACTAAAAAAACTAACCCTTGATCCCTGCCCTCACATGAACATGTCATTAAAGATTCAATTTGCGTAGCATAAAGAACTTACTTCGTGCACAGCCAATCACCCATCTTCATTTCAGTTGGAGTTGTTTCTCTCCCCCTCTCAACTGAGCCCCGAGCCATGGCTTTGCTCTTGTCGGATGACTGCTGCTTACTAGAGGTTTGAAATACCGGTTTAGGATGAGATGGATCAATTGTTGTGTCACTAAGAATAATAAGCTCGGAGAGAAGCTTTCTTGCAGATTCTTGCACGCTTTCATTAACTGAGTTCTCTCCTGAAAGGCTCTTTGTATCTATTGCATAATCTAGAAGTATGCGCATAACATCAGTGGTCCTAACTTCATTCTCTGCCTTTGGAGTGAGATAAGCTCTATCACAAGATTTTTGTAATTTGCAATCTTTGCATGCCTGGTATTAGGGCACAAAACAATGATAGTGTTATTGTGTAGTCAAATTGAAAACTGAAGTGGGAAATATGATGGGAAAACAACAATAAATCATCACATGAGGAGACAATGATTAGAAAGGACAGCTAAGCttacatctttttcttcaacattCAGAAACTCTCTCAGCCTTTTTGCAGAATTGACAGGCTTTCTATTGGTATTAGGACAGCCGCACTTGACAATAGCTTGCATATCCTGCTTGGGAAGGGAACTGCAACGTCGTTCAAATGAAAATCCAGTTTAGCCAGAAAATATAGAATGCTTGTGGCATGGTCATAGATGTGAACAGACTGAAGACTCGGTTAATAACCGAATCACTGATAACAACCATGACCCAAATGTTGATATTTTAACTAGCATCATGGTTTCTGCCCGTACCATTTAATTCTGCTAATAAAAAATTGGCAGGTAAGAAGGGGGTTCATAATTCAAGACTATCATAATCAGCAAGTGATTTACCAAACATGCTCACATATAGAGCAGAGATGTAGTAGAAACTCTTCAGCCGACTAACTAAAATGCAGAAAGTCTAACAATGGATGGCATGCAAGTGAAGACTTATTGGCTATTGCTGTTTGAATCCTAATTCAGGACGACACCAAAGCCCAAATAAGCAATAACTGCTGCATTCCCACCAACTCACCAGTACAACCATTTGCATAGCCTCCAATATATCGAATTCAAAGATATATGGATCATTGGATCCTAAATAACGTGGAAACCTACTATGCAGAGTGCgcgaaagaaagaaaattaatTCCTGCATAGATGCAAAGCACAAAAGAATCGCGAGGTTTCCTCCACCTTAGGAGATCATAGCGATCGCGCGCGAATTTCAGGCACGCGTTCTTCACCCTGTTCAGGTCCCTGAAAGGGTAAGTGTCTTTCGAGGCCACCGCGCTATCAGCCGCAATCACCACCCCGTTatcagcagcagccgctgccGCGTTATCAGACGCAGCCGCCTCCCCAtctccggcggcgccctcgccaGCGCTCACGCCGGATGCGGGAAGAACTTGCTCGAAGTACCCCTTCGCCCGCAGCTTGTCGAGGAACTCGCCCCACTCCGGCCATGGGTGGCCGCTGGATACAGCCGCCACGGCGGGGTCAGCGGCGACATCGAcggccgcgggggcggcggagcagaAGCGGAGGGAGAGGAGCGGCCCCGGGTGGCGGCGGGAAGCGGTGGGGAAGATGGAGGTAGAAGCGAGGCGGCAGGAGCGGAGGAAGGTGGAGCTTAGGGTGAGGTTTAGGAgcttggaggaggaggcggccatggcggacGGGTAGCGGCGGCCGAGGAGATCAGGCGGGCATggaggctggctggctggctgggccGCTGGGGGcgcggaggggagagggggaTCGATGGTGGATTAGGGTTTAAGGGTTTAGTCGTTAAGGACCCTTTTTCGGCCTCTTCTTAGTGTGAAAAATAAAacttgttaaaagattgatttACTAAATTTGTAAGAAGTGGTTGGAAGTTGGAGAAGTTTTTTCTGTTGACCCGCAGAACTTTAGATCCATATTACTGTAGTATTAGCAATAGCAGGATCTCCAAATAGAGAAAAAAATTACATGTAATGCGATGATTTCTTTATTATTTTGACACTATGCTATTGCTTTGCGTGAGCTTTGCATTTCTTAGATGCAACTGTGTTTGACTTGTCATTTTGTAGAAACATATATgccttcatttttatttttagatgatcttaaatttaaaataaaaacTCCTGAAAAAGTGTTCGTTTCACGAACTTTTAGTTATTAGTAGTTATGCGTGCATGTACATGAGCACGCAATTGTGTTTCACAAAAGAAAACTAACTAAGGAAATATATGGATGCATAAAATTGCCACAGGTTTGTTTTTTATAAGCACTGGAGCAGACAATTTTATACGCCTTTTCAAATTTCATAATGATGTGAGAAAAATCGCATGAAACCGGCGTGCTATTTAAGCCCACCAAGGAGTTGCCTGACCCGTTGTGCACGCGGAGGAGCCACGTCTCTCGCCGAAGACCGAACCCAACGCGCAAAGCGCCCCCAGCAACACCCTGGGGCCCGCACGTCAGTGAGCCAGCCGCAACCCCACGCGAACACCAACGCACGGCGGCGCCCACCGGCCAGACGCGGCCAGAGGCGACAGAAGCCACGGATTCCGGCCGAGCCAACCAATCCGCCCGGCCGCCCCCAACCTAACCCAATCGGCCCCCTCTCCCCCGTCCCGTCCCAGCCGTCTCCATcccaccacctcccccgcccCGTCCGTCCGCgtccggccgcgccgcgccgtgcgcgACCCAATCCACCACGCCACTTCCGCCCCCCCCGTCCCGTCTCGTTCTCGTCGCAcctcgcctcgcccgcccgcgctcgATCCGTGCGCGCCATGGCCTCGGGCCAACAGGCCCTCCCGGTCCCTGCCCCCGTCCCGCCCAACCCTAACCCGACCGCACCAGCCGACCTGACCCcgcccgcggcctccgccgggGCGCGCAAGCTCCCCATCAAGCGCCGCTCCCCGCGGCCGTCCTCCtcgcccccctcctcctcctccccagcctCCTCCGACCCGCTCCGCGCccccacggccggcggcggcggcggatccgaccagcagcagccgcccttCAAGTTCCAGCGCATCTGGTCCGAGTCCGACGAGCTCCGCTTCCTGCAGGGCCTCCTCGGCTGCGGCGCGCAGGGCCTCGTCTTCCCGCGCGACCTCAACGTCTTC encodes the following:
- the LOC101765130 gene encoding zinc finger protein VAR3, chloroplastic codes for the protein MAASSSKLLNLTLSSTFLRSCRLASTSIFPTASRRHPGPLLSLRFCSAAPAAVDVAADPAVAAVSSGHPWPEWGEFLDKLRAKGYFEQVLPASGVSAGEGAAGDGEAAASDNAAAAAADNGVVIAADSAVASKDTYPFRDLNRVKNACLKFARDRYDLLSSLPKQDMQAIVKCGCPNTNRKPVNSAKRLREFLNVEEKDACKDCKLQKSCDRAYLTPKAENEVRTTDVMRILLDYAIDTKSLSGENSVNESVQESARKLLSELIILSDTTIDPSHPKPVFQTSSKQQSSDKSKAMARGSVERGRETTPTEMKMGDWLCTNCNFLNFARNRRCLECKADGPKKVEAATAEMKKGDWICTQCHFMNFSRNKICFKCEEPRPKRQLNPGEWECPSCDFLNFGRNRVCKKCNLDRPEDDTQNSQLGLRNTRGAGKSRSFDYSDQDSDNDGDASRYKGFRKHAASRNRGFGDLEDGLTAKTRSFQGRRG